GTGGATCGGATAGCAACCCAGATCCATCGTGCCTCCACCACCGAGTGCAACCTGGTAGCGGATGTCGGCTTGATTCGGGATGGGAACGCTGAATGCCGCATCGATGTGAGAGATCGTGCCGAGTTCGCCGGAGCGACAGATCTCGATCAAGCGCGCCGTCAGCGGGTGGTAGCGGTAGTGAAACGCTTCGACCAGAGTTCGTCCTGTTTCCTGCGCGCAATCCACCATCTCCTGAGCCTGGGAAGCATTGAGCGCAAAAGGCTTTTCGCACAGGACGTGCTTGCCCGCGCGCAAGGCCGCAAGGGTCCAGGGTGCGTGAAGGCTCGCGGGAAGCGCGTTGTACACCGCATCGATGTCCTCGCGCTCGAGCAGTGCATCGTAGTCGCGGGATACCTCTGGAATCGAGTGTTCCCGAGCAAAGGCTTCGGCGCGTTTCCGATCGCGCGAGGCGACGCTTACGATCGCGGCGCGATCGTCGTCGAGGCATGGCTGGATCAGGGCGCGAGGCGCGATTCTCGCCGCGCCCAGGATGCCAAAACTCAGTAGGAAACTCATGGTCAGCGCAGTATACCGTCCGGCGTCTGCGCGTTCTCTTCTTCGACCCGCTTCGCGATGCGCTCGCTCAGTTCCTGCTTCGCGATCTTTCCGCCCGATCCGCGTGGCAACTCTTCGACGATCTCGAGTCGCTCCGGGAAGTTCTCTTTCGATACGCCGTGTGCTGCGAGGTGGGAAAGCAATTGCTCCAGTGTCAGTTCTCGTCCGGGTCGAAGCTCCGCGAATACGCAGACTTTCTCGCCGAATACCCGATCGGGCATTGCGACGGCCGCCGCAATCGAGACCGCGGGATGATTCGCAACCTGAAGTTCGACAGCGGATCCGCTGATGTTCTTGCCGCCGCGAATGATGAAGTCATCGCTTCGGCCGACCACACTCAAATAGCCTTCGGCATCGATTTCGACGATGTCTCCCAGAAGCATCCAGCCGTCGCTGCGAATCAGTTCCCTGTTTGCTTCGTCGTCCGCCCAGTAGCCGCGGCTCAACGTCGGTCCTTTGCACCCGGGCTGACCTCGGCCGGAGTCGCTGACCTCCCGGCCGGTTTCGTCGAACAGACGCACGTTCATTTCCGGGATCGGTCGACCCGCCGTGCGCAATCGCTTTTCCCGCGAGTCATCCACGCTCGTGCCGCTGACCGCGCCGGTCTCGTTCGAGCCGTAGAACTGCAATACGCTGGCGCCGGTGCGTTCCTCGAACTCCGCCGCGCGTTCGTAGGGTACGGCCTCGCCACCGGTGTAGAGGATTTGTAGAGAACTCAGATCGCGGCTCTCGGACTCCTCGCATTCGAGCATCATGATGAACTGCGTCGAGACGGCGGCCAGTACGGTGACTCGATGCCTTTCGATCTGCTCGAGCACATCTGCGGCGGAAAAACGCGGTAGGAGCACGGTCGGCACACCGAGAACTGCGGGCGTGACGTGACTCGTCCAGATGCCGAATCCGAATGGAGCGGGAACTACACTCATGAAGACGTCGCGCCCCCCGAGACGACCGGTCCGCACAGCGAATTCGTGAAACGCGAACCAGCGCGCTTGATCGTGCACCACGATCTTGGGCATGCCTGTGGTTCCCGAGGTCGAGTTGAGCAAGAAGATTTCATCCGCCGCCAGACCTCTGCCCTCGAGAACGACTGCAGGTGAATCGGGCTCCTTCGGCCGATCGATTCTCAAGTGCCGTCGCAGCGGAAGTCCCTTCGCGCGCAGTCGCGCAAAAACGTCGTCGGTCGATCGTTCCTGATGCAGTTCCGCACTGATCAGTCCGGTCGCGCCCGAAGCCCGCATCAAGTGCTCGAGTTCGCTCTCACCGGCGCGAGGTCCGATTCCCATACTGATGAGACCGGCCTTCTCATTGGCCAGAAACGCGACGTGAACGTCCGGCCCGTCGGGCAGCAATACGGCGATGCGTTCGCCGTGCTCGAAACCGCATGCGAGCAATGAATGCGCCAGTGCATCGGAGCGCGCATCGTATTCGGCCCAACTGAGTCGCGTTTCGCCGATCAGGAAGGCGGGCGCAGACGGCTGCTGGACAGCGAGTGCGCGAAT
The bacterium genome window above contains:
- a CDS encoding Gfo/Idh/MocA family oxidoreductase, with the translated sequence MSFLLSFGILGAARIAPRALIQPCLDDDRAAIVSVASRDRKRAEAFAREHSIPEVSRDYDALLEREDIDAVYNALPASLHAPWTLAALRAGKHVLCEKPFALNASQAQEMVDCAQETGRTLVEAFHYRYHPLTARLIEICRSGELGTISHIDAAFSVPIPNQADIRYQVALGGGGTMDLGCYPIHLLRSLIGEEPEVLAASAKQDPPGIDVEMEAQLRFPSGITARMYCAMLPETSRGATIKLSGSRAELEVVNPFAPHLGHRVRLSTGSRTREESVESKTTYHHQLDAFIEAVRSAEPALTSGADSIANMRVIDSIYAAAGLPARGS
- a CDS encoding acyl--CoA ligase; its protein translation is MSAPLADRIRALAVQQPSAPAFLIGETRLSWAEYDARSDALAHSLLACGFEHGERIAVLLPDGPDVHVAFLANEKAGLISMGIGPRAGESELEHLMRASGATGLISAELHQERSTDDVFARLRAKGLPLRRHLRIDRPKEPDSPAVVLEGRGLAADEIFLLNSTSGTTGMPKIVVHDQARWFAFHEFAVRTGRLGGRDVFMSVVPAPFGFGIWTSHVTPAVLGVPTVLLPRFSAADVLEQIERHRVTVLAAVSTQFIMMLECEESESRDLSSLQILYTGGEAVPYERAAEFEERTGASVLQFYGSNETGAVSGTSVDDSREKRLRTAGRPIPEMNVRLFDETGREVSDSGRGQPGCKGPTLSRGYWADDEANRELIRSDGWMLLGDIVEIDAEGYLSVVGRSDDFIIRGGKNISGSAVELQVANHPAVSIAAAVAMPDRVFGEKVCVFAELRPGRELTLEQLLSHLAAHGVSKENFPERLEIVEELPRGSGGKIAKQELSERIAKRVEEENAQTPDGILR